Proteins encoded within one genomic window of Fusarium musae strain F31 chromosome 4, whole genome shotgun sequence:
- a CDS encoding hypothetical protein (EggNog:ENOG41): MGDALDAPATEVDVGAAAEGAVAVDVDVDAAAAVGGSLEREDRALAHDGDDRCREAIAQAQREKASAELRNARWVGEGNADTGSVEDEEDDVERRAEAEAAVEVDEREDVVVILLVEVCRLATKRGVDVYYLEVLDPCLSTIYVW; the protein is encoded by the coding sequence ATGGGTGATGCGCTGGATGCGCCGGCGACGGAGGTGGATGtgggtgctgctgctgagggtgCTGTTGcggtggatgttgatgttgatgctgctgctgctgtcggtGGTAGTCTTGAACGGGAGGATAGGGCTCTGGCTCATGATGGCGACGATCGGTGTCGTGAAGCGATTGCGCAGGCGCAGCGTGAGAAGGCGTCGGCGGAGCTGAGGAATGCTCGATGGGTCGGGGAGGGTAATGCTGATACGGGCTCggtggaggatgaggaggatgatgtaGAGCGCcgggcggaggcggaggcggcggTGGAAGTTGATGAGCGTGAGGATGTGGTAGTGATACTCCTTGTTGAGGTGTGCCGACTGGCCACGAAGAGAGGCGTGGACGTTTACTATCTGGAGGTGCTGGATCCATGCTTGAGTACTATATATGTATGGTAG